The following proteins are encoded in a genomic region of Solea senegalensis isolate Sse05_10M linkage group LG5, IFAPA_SoseM_1, whole genome shotgun sequence:
- the zgc:152968 gene encoding uncharacterized protein zgc:152968 isoform X3 yields the protein MFPSSGLFAGLICPVSKHGVCERPHCPYKHAFTVRDDVSGSSAVVDSAGVRNYYSSVCAAPMREETVDDSIQELERINKEIETVRHEVELEQRRLSCYQTIRVDRTNTVCSLSDSKSESAGKNADKGSCGPSSCTDFYETNTRVRKYVVDNSKPRTDLEYDPLSNFSAGLRSCSASVKEQKPKIVQETRLVVQANTPSPESLDSNEDSVLIIDIPPSPDKNLIGIQKPVCVAGNSKVEVEQTNEFITAEISLDSSPLCFTKAMACQITPCVSVRGAVYNHCDADKGQYHFSVNENKGCENIPAVGNVIDLTESLENLESECEKIANLPVYSDQQGQSLNDLKVEESTFQGGLPESELSIRAAKLKTLQPHNLSSNISFFDKTSHLDSLCRQHTMPTQTMEVPAQNNHCSLENSVSSLVSGSQDRALINKTSSVIYQEQKEPALVGNHYQTSVICHSHLANGVDSSEPNEQLLVKLGKEDVIIISSSEEEELNYSDMDLSDSDPMEECYRIFMEANHEDAKGHEEQTSLSDGTMDVEKQELTVTPQVLPGKKRVAHEAKHTEQPMAKIRPEPQVLIPLRGPAASGFGSQTSVTSKIQQVQQRASMVAASIKGGQAFVSMTSQKKQETQTTAGPSTHAHVDTQPACVQNAYTNYLSLGTAVIEVGNNLHFILPEGTFPLPVTSSSSPVTSVLTPVRIVPRSNHLSVKQLCHKAAITPVQRYHTTAPVLIPAQTRKPSLTSASAHSNPAASTTTPPAAHTVVAKPVPTKRKLKQEAAKEKVPHDLRQRYVNIFTEEFLKTTANVNDAFEKAVAEERTVYNRSANKLKYLSVAVNSLKRLKNLSASSAQGRDEVNGHGSKGNIPLHREMLRGNDDMALYEGLKDYLLTEEKLIESNFPVQHPEKPGCAALFADPKKGITDPLKRICCRCGATYSVSQSGKHVRKEECTYHYGKGVENRVPGGVETRYSCCQGVMGAPGCQVFQLHVHDSLSLEGFVSTSPRHSLDKSCPGVYSLDCEMCYTVHGLELSRVTVVNSSLQVIYDTFVRPDNEVIDYNTRFSGISVEDVKSNKTSIREVHETLLSFISADTILIGHGLEMDLCALKLFHGNMVDTSVVFPHRLGPPHKLTLNNLTAEYLRKIIQESVCGHDTAEDATACMELMLWKAKDGKLKK from the exons ATGTTTCCCTCGTCTGGTCTCTTTGCTGGTTTAATATGTCCTGTTTCTAAACATGGGGTTTGTGAGCGACCTCATTGCCCATACAAACACGCTTTCACGGTGCGGGACGATGTGTCTGGTTCCTCCGCAGTGGTCGACTCAGCAG GAGTCAGAAATTACTACTCATCTGTCTGTGCTGCACCAATGAGAGAGGAGACTGTAGATGATAGCATCCAGGAGCTGGAACGGATCAACAAAGAGATTGAGACTGTCAGGCatgaggtggagctggagcaaCGGCGACTGTCATGCTACCAGACCATACGGGTGGACCGCACAAATACTGTGTGTAGTCTTTCTGATTCCAAGTCTGAAAGTGCTGGTAAAAATGCAGACAAAGGCTCTTGTGGACCGTCTTCATGCACAGACTTTTATGAGACAAACACCCGAGTAAGAAAGTATGTTGTTGACAACTCAAAACCCAGGACTGACTTGGAGTATGACCCATTGTCCAACTTTTCCGCTGGTTTACGGTCTTGCAGCGCCTCTGTTAAGGAGCAGAAACCTAAAATTGTGCAAGAAACAAGGCTAGTTGTTCAGGCTAATACCCCCTCTCCTGAGAGTCTTGACTCAAATGAAGACAGTGTCCTGATTATTGACATTCCTCCCTCACCTGACAAAAACCTAATTGGAATTCAGAAACCCGTTTGTGTTGCTGGCAACTCCAAGGTCGAAGTAGAACAAACAAATGAGTTCATAACGGCAGAAATTTCACTTGATTCTTCACCATTATGCTTTACAAAAGCTATGGCATGCCAGATCACACCATGTGTATCGGTGCGGGGGGCAGTTTATAATCATTGTGATGCTGACAAAGGCCAATATCATTTCAGTGTGAATGAGAACAAAGGGTGTGAAAATATACCAGCTGTTGGTAATGTAATTGACCTGACTGAAAGTTTAGAGAATCTGGAAAGTGAGTGTGAGAAAATTGCAAATCTACCTGTCTATTCAGACCAACAAGGTCAGAGTTTGAATGATCTGAAGGTGGAAGAAAGCACATTTCAAGGTGGACTGCCTGAAAGTGAGCTATCCATTAGGGctgcaaaactgaaaacactacagccacataatctttcctcaaatatttcattttttgatAAAACTTCACACTTGGATTCACTGTGCAGGCAACACACCATGCCAACCCAGACAATGGAGGTGCCAGCTCAGAACAACCACTGCTCTCTTGAGAATAGTGTGTCGTCACTGGTTTCAGGCAGCCAGGATAGAGCACTCATTAACAAGACCTCATCTGTAATATATCAGGAGCAAAAAGAACCAGCTTTAGTTGGCAACCATTATCAAACATCTGTCATCTGTCACTCACATTTAGCAAACGGAGTCGATTCATCTGAACCCAATGAGCAGCTTTTAGTCAAATTGGGCAAAGAAGACGTTATTATCATCTCCAGCTCCGAGGAGGAAGAGCTCAATTATTCTGACATGGACTTGTCTGACAGCGACCCAATGGAAGAATGCTACAGGATCTTCATGGAGGCAAATCATGAAGATGCGAAGGGACATGAGGAGCAAACCAGTTTGTCA GATGGAACTATGGATGTAGAGAAGCAGGAGTTGACTGTCACTCCCCAAGTGTTACCAGGAAAGAAGAGAGTGGCTCACGAAGCCAAACATACAGAG CAGCCAATGGCGAAGATCAGACCTGAGCCTCAGGTATTGATCCCCCTGCGTGGGCCAGCGGCTTCAGGATTTGGCTCCCAGACCTCAGTCACTTCAAAGATCCAGCAGGTACAGCAAAGAGCCTCCATGGTGGCTGCTTCAATAAAGGGTGGTCAAGCATTTGTCTCCATGACCTCTCAGAAGAAGCAAGAGACCCAGACTACTGCTGGTCCTTCCACTCATGCCCATGTAGACACACAACCTGCCTGTGTGCAAAATG CTTACACAAACTACCTATCTTTGGGAACTGCTGTGATTGAAGTAGGCAATAACTTGCACTTCATCCTCCCAGAGGGCACCTTCCCTTTGCCTGTAACTTCAAGTTCCAGCCCTGTTACCTCAGTGTTGACTCCGGTCAGAATCGTGCCCAGGAGCAATCATCTTAGTGTGAAACAACTTTGTCATAAAGCTGCAATAACCCCTGTGCAAAGATACCACACAACAGCGCCTGTGCTCATTCCTGCTCAAACTCGGAAACCTTCACTAACCTCTGCCTCAGCACATTCAAATCCAGCTGCCTCCACTACTACTCCTCCTGCTGCCCATACTGTTGTTGCCAAG cCTGTGCCAACTAAACGTAAGCTGAAGCAAGAGGCCGCCAAAGAAAAAGTTCCCCATGATCTCAGACAGCGATATGTCAACATATTTACAGAGGAGTTCCTCAAAACAACAGCCAATGTCAATGATGCCTTTGAAAAA GCTGTTGCTGAGGAGCGGACAGTGTACAATCGCAGTGCAAACAAGCTGAAATATTTGAGTGTGGCTGTTAATTCACTAAAGAGACTGAAGAATCTGAGCGCTTCTTCAGCTCAAG GTAGAGATGAGGTAAACGGTCATGGATCCAAAGGCAACATACCACTTCACCGGGAGATGTTGAGAGGAAATG ATGATATGGCATTGTATGAGGGTTTGAAGGATTATCTTTTGACTGAGGAAAAGCTAATTGAGAGCAACTTCCCTGTCCAGCACCCAGAGAAACCTGGCTGTGCTGCTCTGTTTGCTGACCCCAAAAAAGGCATCACAGACC CTCTGAAGAGGATCTGCTGTCGATGTGGGGCCACGTACTCTGTGAGCCAATCAGGCAAACATGTTCGCAAGGAGGAGTGTACCTATCATTATGGGAAAGGAGTTGAAAATAGAG TGCCAGGTGGAGTGGAGACTCGCTACAGTTGCTGTCAAGGAGTCATGGGAGCACCTGGATGTCAGGTGTTTCAG TTGCATGTCCATGACTCCCTCAGCCTAGAAGGGTTTGTGTCTACCAGCCCCAGACATTCCTTGGATAAGAGCTGTCCGGGGGTCTACTCTTTGGATTGTGAAATG TGTTACACTGTTCATGGTCTGGAGCTGTCCAGAGTGACGGTGGTCAACTCTAGTCTGCAAGTTATCTACGACACCTTCGTCAGACCTGATAATGAGGTCATCGATTATAACACAAG GTTTTCAGGCATCAGTGTGGAGGATGTGAAAAGTAACAAAACTTCGATCAGAGAGGTGCACGAGACCTTATTGAGCTTCATTAGTGCCGACACCATTCTGATCGGACATGGCCTGGAAATGGACCTCTGTGCCCTGAAG TTATTTCATGGCAATATGGTGGACACCTCAGTGGTCTTCCCCCACCGCTTGGGCCCCCCTCACAAGCTTACCCTCAACAACCTCACTGCTGAATACCTGCGCAAGATCATCCAAGAGAGTG T
- the zgc:152968 gene encoding uncharacterized protein zgc:152968 isoform X1, which produces MFPSSGLFAGLICPVSKHGVCERPHCPYKHAFTVRDDVSGSSAVVDSAGVRNYYSSVCAAPMREETVDDSIQELERINKEIETVRHEVELEQRRLSCYQTIRVDRTNTVCSLSDSKSESAGKNADKGSCGPSSCTDFYETNTRVRKYVVDNSKPRTDLEYDPLSNFSAGLRSCSASVKEQKPKIVQETRLVVQANTPSPESLDSNEDSVLIIDIPPSPDKNLIGIQKPVCVAGNSKVEVEQTNEFITAEISLDSSPLCFTKAMACQITPCVSVRGAVYNHCDADKGQYHFSVNENKGCENIPAVGNVIDLTESLENLESECEKIANLPVYSDQQGQSLNDLKVEESTFQGGLPESELSIRAAKLKTLQPHNLSSNISFFDKTSHLDSLCRQHTMPTQTMEVPAQNNHCSLENSVSSLVSGSQDRALINKTSSVIYQEQKEPALVGNHYQTSVICHSHLANGVDSSEPNEQLLVKLGKEDVIIISSSEEEELNYSDMDLSDSDPMEECYRIFMEANHEDAKGHEEQTSLSDGTMDVEKQELTVTPQVLPGKKRVAHEAKHTEQPMAKIRPEPQVLIPLRGPAASGFGSQTSVTSKIQQVQQRASMVAASIKGGQAFVSMTSQKKQETQTTAGPSTHAHVDTQPACVQNAYTNYLSLGTAVIEVGNNLHFILPEGTFPLPVTSSSSPVTSVLTPVRIVPRSNHLSVKQLCHKAAITPVQRYHTTAPVLIPAQTRKPSLTSASAHSNPAASTTTPPAAHTVVAKPVPTKRKLKQEAAKEKVPHDLRQRYVNIFTEEFLKTTANVNDAFEKAVAEERTVYNRSANKLKYLSVAVNSLKRLKNLSASSAQGRDEVNGHGSKGNIPLHREMLRGNDDMALYEGLKDYLLTEEKLIESNFPVQHPEKPGCAALFADPKKGITDPLKRICCRCGATYSVSQSGKHVRKEECTYHYGKGVENRVPGGVETRYSCCQGVMGAPGCQVFQLHVHDSLSLEGFVSTSPRHSLDKSCPGVYSLDCEMCYTVHGLELSRVTVVNSSLQVIYDTFVRPDNEVIDYNTRFSGISVEDVKSNKTSIREVHETLLSFISADTILIGHGLEMDLCALKLFHGNMVDTSVVFPHRLGPPHKLTLNNLTAEYLRKIIQESGGSSWITCSHHNSVMIQIKTKLQSYLSVNKMYV; this is translated from the exons ATGTTTCCCTCGTCTGGTCTCTTTGCTGGTTTAATATGTCCTGTTTCTAAACATGGGGTTTGTGAGCGACCTCATTGCCCATACAAACACGCTTTCACGGTGCGGGACGATGTGTCTGGTTCCTCCGCAGTGGTCGACTCAGCAG GAGTCAGAAATTACTACTCATCTGTCTGTGCTGCACCAATGAGAGAGGAGACTGTAGATGATAGCATCCAGGAGCTGGAACGGATCAACAAAGAGATTGAGACTGTCAGGCatgaggtggagctggagcaaCGGCGACTGTCATGCTACCAGACCATACGGGTGGACCGCACAAATACTGTGTGTAGTCTTTCTGATTCCAAGTCTGAAAGTGCTGGTAAAAATGCAGACAAAGGCTCTTGTGGACCGTCTTCATGCACAGACTTTTATGAGACAAACACCCGAGTAAGAAAGTATGTTGTTGACAACTCAAAACCCAGGACTGACTTGGAGTATGACCCATTGTCCAACTTTTCCGCTGGTTTACGGTCTTGCAGCGCCTCTGTTAAGGAGCAGAAACCTAAAATTGTGCAAGAAACAAGGCTAGTTGTTCAGGCTAATACCCCCTCTCCTGAGAGTCTTGACTCAAATGAAGACAGTGTCCTGATTATTGACATTCCTCCCTCACCTGACAAAAACCTAATTGGAATTCAGAAACCCGTTTGTGTTGCTGGCAACTCCAAGGTCGAAGTAGAACAAACAAATGAGTTCATAACGGCAGAAATTTCACTTGATTCTTCACCATTATGCTTTACAAAAGCTATGGCATGCCAGATCACACCATGTGTATCGGTGCGGGGGGCAGTTTATAATCATTGTGATGCTGACAAAGGCCAATATCATTTCAGTGTGAATGAGAACAAAGGGTGTGAAAATATACCAGCTGTTGGTAATGTAATTGACCTGACTGAAAGTTTAGAGAATCTGGAAAGTGAGTGTGAGAAAATTGCAAATCTACCTGTCTATTCAGACCAACAAGGTCAGAGTTTGAATGATCTGAAGGTGGAAGAAAGCACATTTCAAGGTGGACTGCCTGAAAGTGAGCTATCCATTAGGGctgcaaaactgaaaacactacagccacataatctttcctcaaatatttcattttttgatAAAACTTCACACTTGGATTCACTGTGCAGGCAACACACCATGCCAACCCAGACAATGGAGGTGCCAGCTCAGAACAACCACTGCTCTCTTGAGAATAGTGTGTCGTCACTGGTTTCAGGCAGCCAGGATAGAGCACTCATTAACAAGACCTCATCTGTAATATATCAGGAGCAAAAAGAACCAGCTTTAGTTGGCAACCATTATCAAACATCTGTCATCTGTCACTCACATTTAGCAAACGGAGTCGATTCATCTGAACCCAATGAGCAGCTTTTAGTCAAATTGGGCAAAGAAGACGTTATTATCATCTCCAGCTCCGAGGAGGAAGAGCTCAATTATTCTGACATGGACTTGTCTGACAGCGACCCAATGGAAGAATGCTACAGGATCTTCATGGAGGCAAATCATGAAGATGCGAAGGGACATGAGGAGCAAACCAGTTTGTCA GATGGAACTATGGATGTAGAGAAGCAGGAGTTGACTGTCACTCCCCAAGTGTTACCAGGAAAGAAGAGAGTGGCTCACGAAGCCAAACATACAGAG CAGCCAATGGCGAAGATCAGACCTGAGCCTCAGGTATTGATCCCCCTGCGTGGGCCAGCGGCTTCAGGATTTGGCTCCCAGACCTCAGTCACTTCAAAGATCCAGCAGGTACAGCAAAGAGCCTCCATGGTGGCTGCTTCAATAAAGGGTGGTCAAGCATTTGTCTCCATGACCTCTCAGAAGAAGCAAGAGACCCAGACTACTGCTGGTCCTTCCACTCATGCCCATGTAGACACACAACCTGCCTGTGTGCAAAATG CTTACACAAACTACCTATCTTTGGGAACTGCTGTGATTGAAGTAGGCAATAACTTGCACTTCATCCTCCCAGAGGGCACCTTCCCTTTGCCTGTAACTTCAAGTTCCAGCCCTGTTACCTCAGTGTTGACTCCGGTCAGAATCGTGCCCAGGAGCAATCATCTTAGTGTGAAACAACTTTGTCATAAAGCTGCAATAACCCCTGTGCAAAGATACCACACAACAGCGCCTGTGCTCATTCCTGCTCAAACTCGGAAACCTTCACTAACCTCTGCCTCAGCACATTCAAATCCAGCTGCCTCCACTACTACTCCTCCTGCTGCCCATACTGTTGTTGCCAAG cCTGTGCCAACTAAACGTAAGCTGAAGCAAGAGGCCGCCAAAGAAAAAGTTCCCCATGATCTCAGACAGCGATATGTCAACATATTTACAGAGGAGTTCCTCAAAACAACAGCCAATGTCAATGATGCCTTTGAAAAA GCTGTTGCTGAGGAGCGGACAGTGTACAATCGCAGTGCAAACAAGCTGAAATATTTGAGTGTGGCTGTTAATTCACTAAAGAGACTGAAGAATCTGAGCGCTTCTTCAGCTCAAG GTAGAGATGAGGTAAACGGTCATGGATCCAAAGGCAACATACCACTTCACCGGGAGATGTTGAGAGGAAATG ATGATATGGCATTGTATGAGGGTTTGAAGGATTATCTTTTGACTGAGGAAAAGCTAATTGAGAGCAACTTCCCTGTCCAGCACCCAGAGAAACCTGGCTGTGCTGCTCTGTTTGCTGACCCCAAAAAAGGCATCACAGACC CTCTGAAGAGGATCTGCTGTCGATGTGGGGCCACGTACTCTGTGAGCCAATCAGGCAAACATGTTCGCAAGGAGGAGTGTACCTATCATTATGGGAAAGGAGTTGAAAATAGAG TGCCAGGTGGAGTGGAGACTCGCTACAGTTGCTGTCAAGGAGTCATGGGAGCACCTGGATGTCAGGTGTTTCAG TTGCATGTCCATGACTCCCTCAGCCTAGAAGGGTTTGTGTCTACCAGCCCCAGACATTCCTTGGATAAGAGCTGTCCGGGGGTCTACTCTTTGGATTGTGAAATG TGTTACACTGTTCATGGTCTGGAGCTGTCCAGAGTGACGGTGGTCAACTCTAGTCTGCAAGTTATCTACGACACCTTCGTCAGACCTGATAATGAGGTCATCGATTATAACACAAG GTTTTCAGGCATCAGTGTGGAGGATGTGAAAAGTAACAAAACTTCGATCAGAGAGGTGCACGAGACCTTATTGAGCTTCATTAGTGCCGACACCATTCTGATCGGACATGGCCTGGAAATGGACCTCTGTGCCCTGAAG TTATTTCATGGCAATATGGTGGACACCTCAGTGGTCTTCCCCCACCGCTTGGGCCCCCCTCACAAGCTTACCCTCAACAACCTCACTGCTGAATACCTGCGCAAGATCATCCAAGAGAGTGGTGGGTCATCATGGATTACTTGCAGCCACCATAACAGTGTTATGATCCAAATAAAGACAAAGTTACAGTCATATTtgagtgtaaataaaatgtatgtctgA
- the zgc:152968 gene encoding uncharacterized protein zgc:152968 isoform X2, giving the protein MFPSSGLFAGLICPVSKHGVCERPHCPYKHAFTVRDDVSGSSAVVDSAGVRNYYSSVCAAPMREETVDDSIQELERINKEIETVRHEVELEQRRLSCYQTIRVDRTNTVCSLSDSKSESAGKNADKGSCGPSSCTDFYETNTRVRKYVVDNSKPRTDLEYDPLSNFSAGLRSCSASVKEQKPKIVQETRLVVQANTPSPESLDSNEDSVLIIDIPPSPDKNLIGIQKPVCVAGNSKVEVEQTNEFITAEISLDSSPLCFTKAMACQITPCVSVRGAVYNHCDADKGQYHFSVNENKGCENIPAVGNVIDLTESLENLESECEKIANLPVYSDQQGQSLNDLKVEESTFQGGLPESELSIRAAKLKTLQPHNLSSNISFFDKTSHLDSLCRQHTMPTQTMEVPAQNNHCSLENSVSSLVSGSQDRALINKTSSVIYQEQKEPALVGNHYQTSVICHSHLANGVDSSEPNEQLLVKLGKEDVIIISSSEEEELNYSDMDLSDSDPMEECYRIFMEANHEDAKGHEEQTSLSDGTMDVEKQELTVTPQVLPGKKRVAHEAKHTEPMAKIRPEPQVLIPLRGPAASGFGSQTSVTSKIQQVQQRASMVAASIKGGQAFVSMTSQKKQETQTTAGPSTHAHVDTQPACVQNAYTNYLSLGTAVIEVGNNLHFILPEGTFPLPVTSSSSPVTSVLTPVRIVPRSNHLSVKQLCHKAAITPVQRYHTTAPVLIPAQTRKPSLTSASAHSNPAASTTTPPAAHTVVAKPVPTKRKLKQEAAKEKVPHDLRQRYVNIFTEEFLKTTANVNDAFEKAVAEERTVYNRSANKLKYLSVAVNSLKRLKNLSASSAQGRDEVNGHGSKGNIPLHREMLRGNDDMALYEGLKDYLLTEEKLIESNFPVQHPEKPGCAALFADPKKGITDPLKRICCRCGATYSVSQSGKHVRKEECTYHYGKGVENRVPGGVETRYSCCQGVMGAPGCQVFQLHVHDSLSLEGFVSTSPRHSLDKSCPGVYSLDCEMCYTVHGLELSRVTVVNSSLQVIYDTFVRPDNEVIDYNTRFSGISVEDVKSNKTSIREVHETLLSFISADTILIGHGLEMDLCALKLFHGNMVDTSVVFPHRLGPPHKLTLNNLTAEYLRKIIQESGGSSWITCSHHNSVMIQIKTKLQSYLSVNKMYV; this is encoded by the exons ATGTTTCCCTCGTCTGGTCTCTTTGCTGGTTTAATATGTCCTGTTTCTAAACATGGGGTTTGTGAGCGACCTCATTGCCCATACAAACACGCTTTCACGGTGCGGGACGATGTGTCTGGTTCCTCCGCAGTGGTCGACTCAGCAG GAGTCAGAAATTACTACTCATCTGTCTGTGCTGCACCAATGAGAGAGGAGACTGTAGATGATAGCATCCAGGAGCTGGAACGGATCAACAAAGAGATTGAGACTGTCAGGCatgaggtggagctggagcaaCGGCGACTGTCATGCTACCAGACCATACGGGTGGACCGCACAAATACTGTGTGTAGTCTTTCTGATTCCAAGTCTGAAAGTGCTGGTAAAAATGCAGACAAAGGCTCTTGTGGACCGTCTTCATGCACAGACTTTTATGAGACAAACACCCGAGTAAGAAAGTATGTTGTTGACAACTCAAAACCCAGGACTGACTTGGAGTATGACCCATTGTCCAACTTTTCCGCTGGTTTACGGTCTTGCAGCGCCTCTGTTAAGGAGCAGAAACCTAAAATTGTGCAAGAAACAAGGCTAGTTGTTCAGGCTAATACCCCCTCTCCTGAGAGTCTTGACTCAAATGAAGACAGTGTCCTGATTATTGACATTCCTCCCTCACCTGACAAAAACCTAATTGGAATTCAGAAACCCGTTTGTGTTGCTGGCAACTCCAAGGTCGAAGTAGAACAAACAAATGAGTTCATAACGGCAGAAATTTCACTTGATTCTTCACCATTATGCTTTACAAAAGCTATGGCATGCCAGATCACACCATGTGTATCGGTGCGGGGGGCAGTTTATAATCATTGTGATGCTGACAAAGGCCAATATCATTTCAGTGTGAATGAGAACAAAGGGTGTGAAAATATACCAGCTGTTGGTAATGTAATTGACCTGACTGAAAGTTTAGAGAATCTGGAAAGTGAGTGTGAGAAAATTGCAAATCTACCTGTCTATTCAGACCAACAAGGTCAGAGTTTGAATGATCTGAAGGTGGAAGAAAGCACATTTCAAGGTGGACTGCCTGAAAGTGAGCTATCCATTAGGGctgcaaaactgaaaacactacagccacataatctttcctcaaatatttcattttttgatAAAACTTCACACTTGGATTCACTGTGCAGGCAACACACCATGCCAACCCAGACAATGGAGGTGCCAGCTCAGAACAACCACTGCTCTCTTGAGAATAGTGTGTCGTCACTGGTTTCAGGCAGCCAGGATAGAGCACTCATTAACAAGACCTCATCTGTAATATATCAGGAGCAAAAAGAACCAGCTTTAGTTGGCAACCATTATCAAACATCTGTCATCTGTCACTCACATTTAGCAAACGGAGTCGATTCATCTGAACCCAATGAGCAGCTTTTAGTCAAATTGGGCAAAGAAGACGTTATTATCATCTCCAGCTCCGAGGAGGAAGAGCTCAATTATTCTGACATGGACTTGTCTGACAGCGACCCAATGGAAGAATGCTACAGGATCTTCATGGAGGCAAATCATGAAGATGCGAAGGGACATGAGGAGCAAACCAGTTTGTCA GATGGAACTATGGATGTAGAGAAGCAGGAGTTGACTGTCACTCCCCAAGTGTTACCAGGAAAGAAGAGAGTGGCTCACGAAGCCAAACATACAGAG CCAATGGCGAAGATCAGACCTGAGCCTCAGGTATTGATCCCCCTGCGTGGGCCAGCGGCTTCAGGATTTGGCTCCCAGACCTCAGTCACTTCAAAGATCCAGCAGGTACAGCAAAGAGCCTCCATGGTGGCTGCTTCAATAAAGGGTGGTCAAGCATTTGTCTCCATGACCTCTCAGAAGAAGCAAGAGACCCAGACTACTGCTGGTCCTTCCACTCATGCCCATGTAGACACACAACCTGCCTGTGTGCAAAATG CTTACACAAACTACCTATCTTTGGGAACTGCTGTGATTGAAGTAGGCAATAACTTGCACTTCATCCTCCCAGAGGGCACCTTCCCTTTGCCTGTAACTTCAAGTTCCAGCCCTGTTACCTCAGTGTTGACTCCGGTCAGAATCGTGCCCAGGAGCAATCATCTTAGTGTGAAACAACTTTGTCATAAAGCTGCAATAACCCCTGTGCAAAGATACCACACAACAGCGCCTGTGCTCATTCCTGCTCAAACTCGGAAACCTTCACTAACCTCTGCCTCAGCACATTCAAATCCAGCTGCCTCCACTACTACTCCTCCTGCTGCCCATACTGTTGTTGCCAAG cCTGTGCCAACTAAACGTAAGCTGAAGCAAGAGGCCGCCAAAGAAAAAGTTCCCCATGATCTCAGACAGCGATATGTCAACATATTTACAGAGGAGTTCCTCAAAACAACAGCCAATGTCAATGATGCCTTTGAAAAA GCTGTTGCTGAGGAGCGGACAGTGTACAATCGCAGTGCAAACAAGCTGAAATATTTGAGTGTGGCTGTTAATTCACTAAAGAGACTGAAGAATCTGAGCGCTTCTTCAGCTCAAG GTAGAGATGAGGTAAACGGTCATGGATCCAAAGGCAACATACCACTTCACCGGGAGATGTTGAGAGGAAATG ATGATATGGCATTGTATGAGGGTTTGAAGGATTATCTTTTGACTGAGGAAAAGCTAATTGAGAGCAACTTCCCTGTCCAGCACCCAGAGAAACCTGGCTGTGCTGCTCTGTTTGCTGACCCCAAAAAAGGCATCACAGACC CTCTGAAGAGGATCTGCTGTCGATGTGGGGCCACGTACTCTGTGAGCCAATCAGGCAAACATGTTCGCAAGGAGGAGTGTACCTATCATTATGGGAAAGGAGTTGAAAATAGAG TGCCAGGTGGAGTGGAGACTCGCTACAGTTGCTGTCAAGGAGTCATGGGAGCACCTGGATGTCAGGTGTTTCAG TTGCATGTCCATGACTCCCTCAGCCTAGAAGGGTTTGTGTCTACCAGCCCCAGACATTCCTTGGATAAGAGCTGTCCGGGGGTCTACTCTTTGGATTGTGAAATG TGTTACACTGTTCATGGTCTGGAGCTGTCCAGAGTGACGGTGGTCAACTCTAGTCTGCAAGTTATCTACGACACCTTCGTCAGACCTGATAATGAGGTCATCGATTATAACACAAG GTTTTCAGGCATCAGTGTGGAGGATGTGAAAAGTAACAAAACTTCGATCAGAGAGGTGCACGAGACCTTATTGAGCTTCATTAGTGCCGACACCATTCTGATCGGACATGGCCTGGAAATGGACCTCTGTGCCCTGAAG TTATTTCATGGCAATATGGTGGACACCTCAGTGGTCTTCCCCCACCGCTTGGGCCCCCCTCACAAGCTTACCCTCAACAACCTCACTGCTGAATACCTGCGCAAGATCATCCAAGAGAGTGGTGGGTCATCATGGATTACTTGCAGCCACCATAACAGTGTTATGATCCAAATAAAGACAAAGTTACAGTCATATTtgagtgtaaataaaatgtatgtctgA